The Crocosphaera subtropica ATCC 51142 genome includes a window with the following:
- a CDS encoding HEAT repeat domain-containing protein, with protein MEDQDIQSLIERVHKADSAVKLLTAVRSLASSGHQKAIPILIEALGYNNPGAAVAAVEGLINLGDMSVPYLLEQIDGYNYGARAWATRALAGIGHPSALDHLQEAALTDFSMSVRRSAAKGLGYIGWSKLSGLKVAEGQKKAIETLFKVLDDPEWVVRYAAVVGLQNLAVSLDEKSLVKSIFERLEQQLETESELGVCARIQLALQEIEVLGGKI; from the coding sequence ATGGAAGATCAAGACATTCAAAGTTTAATTGAAAGAGTTCATAAGGCCGATTCTGCGGTGAAGTTACTCACAGCCGTTCGGTCTTTAGCTTCTAGTGGCCATCAAAAGGCGATCCCCATCTTAATAGAAGCGTTGGGATACAATAATCCTGGGGCTGCGGTGGCTGCGGTAGAAGGTTTGATCAATCTGGGTGATATGAGTGTTCCCTATCTCCTAGAGCAGATTGATGGCTATAATTACGGGGCAAGGGCTTGGGCAACTCGTGCGTTGGCAGGGATCGGTCATCCTTCAGCGTTAGACCATCTCCAAGAGGCTGCATTGACGGATTTTTCTATGAGTGTACGCCGTTCTGCTGCGAAGGGACTGGGTTATATAGGATGGTCCAAATTATCGGGTTTGAAGGTTGCTGAAGGGCAAAAAAAAGCTATTGAGACGTTATTTAAGGTCTTGGATGACCCTGAATGGGTGGTACGTTATGCTGCGGTGGTGGGGTTACAAAATTTGGCGGTTTCTCTCGATGAGAAAAGTTTAGTTAAGTCTATTTTTGAAAGGTTAGAACAGCAGTTAGAAACTGAATCAGAATTAGGGGTTTGTGCGCGTATTCAGTTGGCTTTGCAAGAGATTGAAGTTTTAGGGGGAAAAATATGA
- the trpC gene encoding indole-3-glycerol phosphate synthase TrpC, with translation MQIRRRPPNPAVEVDILRYQVPDPNGKANHILEEIVWHKEKEVERMRDRLSLLDLRKQEQSAPPAKDFLGAISQGKTQPALIAEVKKASPSKGVIREDFEPVAIAQAYVQGGASCLSVLTDSKFFQGSFDNLALVRQAVDIPLLCKEFIIYPYQIYLARVKGADAILLIAAILKDSDLQYLIKIIHGLGMTPLVEVHSLAELDRVLAIEGVSLVGINNRNLETFEVSLETTTNLITARQDEIKERGIYIVSESGIHTPQHLQQVTEAGANAVLIGESLVKQDDPTQAIANLFSF, from the coding sequence ATGCAAATTAGAAGACGACCCCCGAACCCAGCAGTAGAAGTCGACATCTTGCGTTATCAAGTTCCTGATCCCAATGGAAAAGCCAACCACATCTTAGAAGAAATTGTCTGGCACAAAGAAAAAGAAGTTGAACGAATGCGGGATCGTCTCTCCTTGTTAGATTTACGAAAACAAGAACAGTCCGCACCACCGGCTAAAGATTTTTTAGGGGCGATCTCCCAAGGAAAAACCCAACCGGCCTTAATTGCAGAGGTCAAAAAAGCCTCCCCCAGTAAAGGAGTGATTCGAGAAGACTTTGAGCCGGTAGCTATTGCTCAAGCTTATGTTCAGGGAGGAGCCAGTTGTTTATCGGTACTGACGGATAGTAAATTTTTCCAAGGGAGTTTTGACAACCTGGCCTTAGTCCGTCAAGCAGTCGATATTCCTTTATTATGCAAAGAATTTATTATTTATCCCTATCAAATTTATTTAGCAAGGGTTAAAGGGGCCGATGCTATCTTGTTAATTGCTGCTATTCTCAAAGATTCAGATTTACAGTATTTGATCAAAATTATTCACGGGTTAGGAATGACTCCGTTAGTAGAAGTTCACTCCTTGGCCGAATTAGATCGTGTCTTAGCTATCGAAGGGGTTTCCTTAGTAGGAATTAATAACCGGAACCTAGAAACCTTTGAGGTTAGCTTAGAAACCACCACCAATTTAATAACGGCCCGTCAGGATGAGATAAAAGAGCGAGGGATTTATATTGTCAGTGAATCAGGAATACATACCCCCCAACACTTACAACAAGTAACAGAAGCAGGGGCTAACGCTGTTTTGATTGGGGAATCTTTAGTGAAACAGGATGATCCAACCCAGGCGATCGCTAACTTATTTTCCTTTTAA
- a CDS encoding ferritin-like domain-containing protein: protein MNTLKSTRTLPSAFNNYRIYHQLKCSINQYITPEYLTKRLEDLPIQFKTPKPRPWKPINLENINSRQILGIDLEVFIAILIGSINTEAPIRHYTQTSRQYLEPWYPQLAKFVGGKIAKNGQLIELGLWEKEEQRHTPVLMKVYTQLTGEKVKPNPHKARHYQPFLDSYHGLYHHGFHRVATEYGATCLYLWLMVHTTGELRAILEELVIDEINHMTKFLGFGIWAFPESNFLKIGETILKSMKGKLSYDPQQSSLMGTLNRMTEVLSWSTWSWQNRLSFMFTCTYIFYRLWGWTNQLTPAYLESLLGKPLSKDVFNESYLDK, encoded by the coding sequence ATGAACACATTAAAGTCAACTAGAACACTCCCCTCTGCTTTTAATAATTATAGAATTTATCATCAATTAAAATGCTCTATTAATCAATATATTACCCCAGAATACTTAACAAAACGTCTTGAAGATTTACCGATACAATTTAAAACCCCGAAACCTCGCCCTTGGAAACCCATTAATTTAGAAAACATCAACTCTAGACAAATTTTGGGAATTGATTTAGAGGTTTTTATTGCTATTTTAATTGGTAGTATCAATACAGAAGCTCCGATTCGGCACTATACTCAAACCAGTCGACAATATTTAGAGCCTTGGTATCCTCAGTTAGCGAAATTTGTTGGCGGAAAAATTGCTAAAAATGGTCAATTAATAGAACTTGGTTTGTGGGAAAAAGAAGAACAAAGACATACCCCTGTTTTAATGAAAGTATACACTCAATTAACAGGTGAAAAAGTTAAACCCAACCCTCACAAAGCCAGGCATTATCAACCTTTTTTAGATTCCTATCATGGTCTTTATCATCATGGTTTCCATCGTGTTGCTACTGAATACGGAGCCACTTGTTTATACCTTTGGTTAATGGTACACACCACAGGAGAATTACGAGCTATTTTAGAAGAATTAGTGATTGATGAAATTAATCATATGACCAAATTTTTAGGGTTTGGAATCTGGGCATTTCCTGAATCAAATTTCTTAAAAATTGGAGAAACGATTTTAAAATCCATGAAAGGAAAACTATCTTATGATCCTCAACAAAGTAGTTTAATGGGAACCTTAAATCGAATGACAGAGGTTCTATCTTGGTCAACATGGTCTTGGCAGAATCGACTTTCTTTTATGTTTACTTGTACTTATATTTTTTATCGTCTTTGGGGTTGGACAAATCAATTAACCCCTGCTTACTTAGAAAGTTTACTAGGAAAACCTTTATCAAAAGATGTTTTTAATGAAAGTTATTTAGACAAATAG
- a CDS encoding tetratricopeptide repeat protein, giving the protein MNFQWLDQLILTKTGDDLTSLQKIIVEQVVQGYTYREIADAYGYTEGHIKDVGSQLWRLLSQVLEQRITKRNCRTILSQYESSLPQLSAKKIPNFIGREAAILHLNTLINQGSKVIVIQGEGGLGKTTLAQQYFKNQKFEIILELLMAKEKQYITSAEQVVEEWLKQDFQQEPSQDFGIALSRLKRQLNHRYIGILIDNFETALDEKGCLISSHRNYVELLRILGDANVKSVTLITTRDRLCEPDLNLEHYRLPQLSIEAWQAFFESQVNLDISTLTQIHWAYGGNAKAMRIICGLINEDFAGNMIAYWQKNQQNLLVTTALKNLVIKQINRLQSLDSLAYRLLIRLSCYRYQNIANISIKGIFYLLWDVSDEQYFTVIRSLRNRSLLEFEQGQYWLHPVIQAEAMARLRHSEDWEMANGQAALFWTNSVEKIETIQDALQGLEAYYHYLAIEDFEQAGSIILKSRNNQWGQFLPLGSTLYRLGLLQPVFRAINQVIPHLKSEDKLSELYNILGDLYWITGKIHQAIACQEQTITLATKALQKLPCPTRDSKPIYYFKMLNIDALLSIGLYKIDLWELEEATLLFEKVIRDACQTKHHAWAQKASICLGLVKSYLGEVDQAHGLANEAYDIIFDKVQGKLAYFLQILGQTYVNLQEFERGHQILSDALRYAQDSHYVQVEAKTLNGLAEIARQQQCFETALDKQSQAIQLLEEIGATCDLAEAHWQLSLTYQAMNNLSKSKHHYQLALQLFTKMQAPKQVEKILKGK; this is encoded by the coding sequence ATGAATTTCCAATGGCTCGATCAACTTATCCTCACTAAAACAGGTGACGATCTTACTTCATTACAAAAAATAATTGTTGAACAGGTTGTACAGGGATATACTTACAGGGAAATAGCAGACGCTTATGGTTACACTGAAGGACATATTAAGGATGTTGGCTCTCAATTATGGCGATTATTATCTCAGGTTTTAGAGCAACGCATTACTAAAAGAAATTGTCGAACTATTTTGTCTCAATATGAGTCGTCTCTTCCTCAATTATCGGCAAAAAAAATACCCAATTTTATCGGACGAGAGGCAGCTATCTTGCATCTTAATACCTTAATTAATCAAGGTAGTAAAGTAATTGTTATTCAGGGGGAAGGAGGGTTAGGAAAAACGACCTTAGCTCAACAATATTTCAAGAATCAAAAATTTGAAATAATTTTAGAGTTGTTAATGGCCAAAGAAAAACAGTATATTACTTCAGCCGAACAAGTAGTTGAAGAATGGCTAAAACAGGATTTTCAACAAGAACCTAGTCAAGATTTCGGTATTGCTCTCAGTCGTCTTAAACGTCAACTTAATCATCGTTATATTGGCATTTTAATTGATAATTTTGAAACCGCCTTAGACGAAAAAGGATGTTTAATTTCTTCTCATCGAAACTATGTTGAATTATTACGGATTTTAGGAGATGCTAATGTTAAATCTGTTACCTTAATTACTACTCGCGATCGCTTATGTGAACCTGACTTAAATCTTGAACATTATCGTTTACCACAATTATCTATCGAAGCATGGCAAGCTTTTTTTGAAAGTCAAGTTAATCTAGATATTTCTACTTTAACCCAAATTCATTGGGCCTATGGGGGAAATGCTAAAGCAATGAGAATTATCTGTGGTCTAATTAATGAAGATTTTGCAGGGAATATGATAGCTTATTGGCAAAAAAATCAACAAAATTTATTAGTGACAACGGCTCTTAAAAATTTAGTTATTAAGCAAATAAATCGTTTACAAAGTCTTGATAGTTTAGCTTATCGTCTATTAATTCGATTAAGTTGTTATCGCTATCAAAATATAGCCAATATTTCTATTAAAGGGATATTTTATTTACTTTGGGATGTGTCGGATGAACAATACTTTACTGTCATTCGTTCTTTACGAAATCGCTCCCTACTTGAGTTTGAACAAGGACAATATTGGCTACATCCTGTCATTCAAGCTGAGGCCATGGCTCGTTTACGACACAGTGAAGATTGGGAAATGGCTAATGGTCAAGCAGCTTTATTTTGGACCAATAGCGTCGAAAAAATTGAAACCATCCAGGATGCTTTACAAGGGTTAGAAGCTTATTATCACTACCTAGCAATTGAAGATTTTGAACAAGCGGGCAGTATAATTCTTAAGAGCAGAAATAATCAATGGGGACAATTTTTACCCTTAGGAAGTACCCTCTATCGTCTTGGACTCTTACAACCTGTTTTTAGGGCAATTAATCAAGTTATTCCTCATCTGAAATCAGAGGATAAATTAAGCGAATTATATAATATTTTGGGAGATTTATACTGGATTACAGGAAAAATTCATCAAGCGATCGCTTGTCAAGAACAAACCATTACCTTAGCAACAAAAGCTTTACAAAAGCTCCCATGCCCTACGAGGGATAGTAAACCCATTTATTATTTTAAAATGCTTAATATTGATGCTTTGTTGAGTATCGGATTGTATAAAATCGATTTATGGGAACTTGAAGAAGCTACTCTTTTATTCGAGAAGGTAATTAGAGACGCATGCCAAACCAAACATCATGCTTGGGCGCAAAAAGCTTCTATTTGTTTAGGGTTAGTGAAATCCTATCTTGGTGAGGTTGATCAAGCTCATGGTTTAGCCAATGAAGCTTATGATATTATTTTTGATAAAGTACAGGGAAAACTGGCTTATTTTTTGCAAATTCTGGGTCAAACTTATGTCAATTTACAAGAATTTGAGCGAGGACACCAAATTTTAAGTGATGCTTTAAGATATGCTCAAGATAGTCATTACGTCCAAGTTGAAGCCAAAACGTTAAATGGATTAGCGGAAATTGCCCGTCAGCAACAGTGCTTTGAGACTGCTTTAGACAAACAATCACAAGCAATTCAATTACTAGAAGAAATTGGAGCAACTTGCGATTTAGCTGAAGCTCATTGGCAACTGAGTCTAACTTATCAAGCAATGAATAACTTATCAAAAAGTAAGCATCATTATCAACTGGCTCTTCAATTGTTTACTAAAATGCAAGCTCCTAAACAAGTTGAAAAAATTTTAAAAGGAAAATAA
- a CDS encoding type II toxin-antitoxin system RelE/ParE family toxin: MAYRVIWSSKAVEDVDSIATYIARDSPSYAAAVVRQILDATNQLEDNPLTGELITEGDSLTLRDQPAYTYRVIYRVDGDTVIVVAVVHTKRLLGLNE, from the coding sequence ATGGCTTATCGAGTGATTTGGTCTTCTAAAGCGGTAGAAGATGTTGATTCCATTGCGACCTATATCGCCCGTGATTCTCCTTCCTATGCTGCTGCGGTAGTACGCCAAATTTTGGATGCTACCAATCAGTTGGAGGATAATCCGTTAACAGGAGAGTTGATTACAGAAGGGGACAGTCTGACCCTTCGGGATCAACCTGCTTATACCTACCGTGTGATCTATCGTGTAGATGGTGATACGGTGATAGTAGTGGCGGTAGTCCATACAAAACGCTTATTGGGTCTCAATGAATAA
- a CDS encoding Ni/Fe hydrogenase subunit alpha — MSKTIVIDPVTRIEGHAKISIFLDDNGQVDDARFHVVEYRGFEKFCEGRPMWEMAGITARICGICPVSHLLASAKTGDKILAVKIPQPAEKLRRLMNLAQITQSHALSFFHLSSPDFLLGWDSDPAKRNIFGLIASDPELAKSGIRLRQFGQTIIELLGAKKIHAAWSVPGGVRSPLSKDSQQWIKERLPEAYETANNALSLFKKLLDRFETEVKTFGDFPSLFMGLVGEDGLWEHYGGHLRFSDSQGNIVADHLKEEDYQDFIGESVEKWSYLKFPYYKPLGYPQGIYRVGPLARLNICSHFGTEKADQELEEFRNRAGGVATSSFFYHYARLVEIIGCLERIERLMNDPDLLSTNTRAKAGINNLEGIGVSEAPRGTLFHHYNVDENGLIKKVNLIIATGNNNLAMNKTVTQIAKHYVKGNAMTEGMLNRVEAGIRCYDPCLSCSTHAAGQMPLHIQLFGVNGDLLDEVCRD, encoded by the coding sequence ATGTCTAAAACTATTGTAATTGATCCCGTCACCAGAATCGAAGGTCATGCTAAAATTTCTATTTTTTTAGATGATAATGGTCAAGTGGATGATGCTAGATTTCATGTAGTCGAATACCGAGGCTTTGAAAAATTTTGTGAAGGTCGTCCCATGTGGGAAATGGCAGGAATTACCGCCAGAATTTGTGGCATTTGTCCGGTGAGTCATCTCCTTGCTTCTGCCAAAACTGGGGATAAAATTTTAGCGGTCAAAATTCCTCAACCAGCAGAAAAATTAAGAAGATTGATGAATTTAGCTCAAATTACTCAATCCCATGCCCTTAGTTTTTTCCATCTCAGTAGCCCCGATTTCTTATTAGGATGGGACAGTGATCCAGCCAAAAGGAACATCTTTGGACTGATAGCATCCGATCCAGAATTAGCTAAAAGTGGCATTCGTTTAAGACAATTTGGTCAAACAATTATTGAACTATTAGGCGCAAAAAAAATTCACGCAGCTTGGTCTGTTCCTGGAGGCGTGAGATCCCCTTTATCAAAAGATAGTCAACAATGGATTAAAGAAAGATTACCAGAAGCTTACGAAACTGCTAATAATGCCCTTAGTTTATTTAAAAAACTTCTTGATAGATTTGAGACAGAAGTTAAAACATTTGGTGACTTTCCTTCTCTATTTATGGGGTTAGTTGGAGAAGACGGACTTTGGGAACATTACGGAGGACATCTTCGCTTTAGCGATAGTCAAGGAAATATTGTTGCTGATCACTTAAAAGAAGAAGATTATCAAGACTTTATTGGAGAGTCTGTTGAAAAGTGGTCTTATCTTAAGTTTCCTTACTATAAACCATTAGGATATCCCCAAGGAATTTATCGGGTTGGTCCGTTAGCAAGGCTCAATATTTGTTCTCATTTTGGTACAGAAAAAGCCGATCAAGAACTAGAAGAATTTCGCAATCGTGCTGGTGGTGTAGCGACCTCTTCTTTCTTTTATCATTATGCTAGATTAGTGGAAATTATTGGTTGTTTAGAACGCATTGAACGGTTAATGAATGATCCTGATCTCTTATCAACAAATACCCGTGCTAAAGCAGGCATTAATAACCTAGAAGGGATTGGGGTGAGTGAAGCCCCCAGAGGAACCCTTTTCCATCATTATAATGTCGATGAAAACGGCTTAATTAAGAAAGTTAACCTCATTATTGCCACAGGAAATAATAATTTAGCCATGAATAAAACTGTTACACAAATAGCGAAACATTATGTGAAGGGAAATGCTATGACCGAGGGGATGTTAAACCGTGTTGAAGCTGGAATTCGTTGTTACGATCCTTGTTTAAGTTGTTCGACTCATGCAGCCGGACAAATGCCTTTACATATTCAATTATTTGGAGTTAATGGTGACTTATTAGATGAGGTTTGTCGAGATTAA
- the hisD gene encoding histidinol dehydrogenase, translating into MVRILKLAQMTANDLATLKRRAELDIDQVIPIAQEVITAIAQTGDKGLIQYAQKFDYAGATPENIKVTPEEFDQAQHLVEPEVKKAVDQAFRNIKEVHQRQLPEEMNLAEIDTGIFAGEKITPIPSVGLYVPRGKGAFPSMMLMLTIPAMVAGVKQIVVCTPPDKEGNVEPVSLYVAQMAGVTEVYKLGGIQALAAMALGTATVPKVDKLTGPCSIYGAAAKRVLFGTVDVGLPAGPSESIVLADETTDPQLAALDLLIEAEHGSDSAALLVTHSEAVAEKASQFADEYLKKLPQWRREFCQIGLDAYGGIILTSSLEESLNFVNDYAPEHLEVLVDDPLRLVGAIQNAGEILLGKYTPSSAATYAIGVNAVLPTGGFARSYSAVSVYDFLKRSTVAYLTSQGFDRVKETSQTLAHYEEFPAHGMAITERDQLL; encoded by the coding sequence GTGGTCAGAATTCTCAAACTTGCCCAAATGACAGCCAACGATCTTGCCACATTAAAGCGACGGGCCGAGTTAGATATTGATCAAGTGATTCCCATTGCCCAAGAAGTGATAACAGCGATCGCTCAAACAGGGGATAAGGGACTCATTCAATATGCCCAAAAATTTGACTATGCAGGGGCAACCCCAGAGAATATAAAAGTGACTCCCGAAGAATTTGACCAAGCGCAACATCTGGTAGAACCGGAAGTCAAAAAAGCTGTAGATCAAGCCTTTCGCAACATCAAAGAAGTCCATCAACGGCAACTGCCAGAAGAAATGAACCTAGCCGAAATCGATACCGGTATCTTTGCAGGAGAAAAAATCACGCCTATTCCTAGCGTTGGCTTATACGTTCCCAGAGGAAAAGGGGCTTTTCCTTCCATGATGCTCATGTTAACCATCCCGGCTATGGTTGCCGGGGTTAAACAAATTGTGGTTTGTACCCCTCCCGATAAAGAAGGCAACGTCGAACCCGTTTCCTTATATGTAGCACAAATGGCAGGAGTTACCGAAGTCTATAAATTAGGGGGGATTCAAGCTTTAGCGGCCATGGCCTTAGGGACTGCCACCGTCCCCAAAGTCGATAAATTAACCGGTCCTTGTAGCATTTATGGGGCAGCGGCCAAACGGGTTTTATTTGGTACGGTGGATGTGGGTTTACCGGCAGGTCCGAGTGAGTCCATTGTTTTAGCCGATGAAACCACTGATCCCCAACTGGCGGCCCTTGACTTATTAATAGAAGCCGAACATGGTTCTGACTCTGCGGCCTTATTAGTTACCCATAGCGAAGCCGTTGCCGAAAAAGCTAGTCAATTTGCCGATGAATACCTCAAAAAGCTTCCTCAATGGCGACGGGAGTTTTGCCAAATCGGGTTAGATGCTTATGGCGGTATTATTCTGACTTCTAGCTTAGAAGAATCCCTTAATTTTGTGAACGACTACGCCCCAGAACATTTAGAGGTGTTAGTGGATGATCCCTTAAGATTAGTGGGAGCGATCCAGAATGCAGGGGAAATTTTACTGGGAAAATATACTCCTTCCTCTGCTGCGACTTATGCGATCGGCGTTAACGCCGTTTTACCCACCGGAGGGTTTGCCCGTTCCTATTCTGCCGTCTCCGTGTATGATTTTCTGAAACGTTCTACGGTTGCCTATTTGACCTCCCAAGGGTTTGATCGTGTTAAAGAAACCAGCCAAACCTTAGCCCATTATGAGGAGTTTCCGGCTCATGGGATGGCAATTACTGAACGGGATCAATTATTGTAA
- a CDS encoding oxidoreductase, with translation MKKIKLATVWLAGCSGCHMSFLDLDEWLLELAEKVDMVYSPIADVKDYPDDVDVCLVEGAIANEENLQLIKEIRQKTKLIVSFGDCAVTANVPAMRNMLGPAETVLKRSYLELGDVTPQLPQEPGIVPELLDRVSPVHEVIKVDLFLPGCPPDAHRIRAAIEPLLQGEQPVIEGREMIKFG, from the coding sequence ATGAAAAAGATTAAATTAGCAACTGTTTGGTTAGCCGGATGTTCTGGGTGTCATATGTCCTTTTTGGATCTGGACGAATGGTTATTAGAATTAGCCGAAAAAGTGGATATGGTTTATAGTCCCATTGCCGATGTCAAAGACTATCCCGATGATGTTGATGTTTGTTTAGTAGAAGGGGCGATCGCCAATGAAGAAAACTTACAATTAATCAAAGAAATTCGTCAAAAAACTAAGTTAATTGTTTCCTTTGGAGACTGCGCTGTAACTGCTAATGTTCCTGCCATGAGAAATATGTTAGGACCAGCAGAAACGGTCTTAAAACGGTCTTATTTAGAGTTAGGAGATGTCACCCCTCAGCTACCCCAAGAACCCGGTATTGTTCCCGAATTATTAGATAGAGTGAGTCCTGTTCATGAAGTAATCAAGGTTGATTTATTTTTACCCGGATGTCCCCCTGATGCTCATAGAATTAGGGCTGCTATTGAACCCTTATTACAAGGAGAACAACCAGTTATAGAAGGAAGAGAAATGATTAAATTTGGTTAA
- a CDS encoding isoprenyl transferase has product MFSLSSQIVNRFDFDVLPQHVAVIMDGNGRWAMEKGLPRVAGHRQGAKTLKKLLRCCHRLGIKELTAYAFSTENWRRPLEEIDFLMLLFEQLLIQELEQLHEQNVRISFIGDLSILPKSLQEIIHHSMEKTINNQTIHFRVAINYGGRQEIVNACRQIVQQVNQGNLTLETIDEAVFKQYLYTSGAKDPDLLIRTSGEMRLSNYLLWQMAYTEIYFTEVLWPDFKTAQFYDALSHYQQRNRRFGGLTKVK; this is encoded by the coding sequence ATGTTTTCTCTATCTTCACAAATTGTCAATCGTTTCGATTTTGATGTTCTTCCTCAGCACGTTGCGGTTATTATGGACGGAAATGGTCGTTGGGCTATGGAAAAAGGTTTACCCCGTGTTGCAGGTCATCGTCAAGGGGCTAAAACCCTTAAAAAATTGCTTCGTTGTTGTCATCGTTTAGGAATCAAAGAATTAACAGCTTACGCTTTTTCCACTGAAAACTGGCGACGACCTTTAGAAGAAATTGACTTTTTAATGTTGCTATTTGAGCAATTATTAATCCAAGAACTAGAACAACTACATGAGCAAAATGTACGAATTTCTTTTATTGGTGATCTGTCTATTTTACCCAAGTCTTTACAAGAGATCATTCACCATTCTATGGAAAAAACAATTAATAATCAAACCATTCATTTTAGGGTAGCCATAAATTATGGAGGTCGTCAAGAAATTGTTAATGCTTGTCGTCAAATTGTACAACAGGTTAATCAAGGCAATTTAACTTTAGAAACCATTGATGAAGCTGTTTTTAAACAATATCTCTATACTTCTGGAGCAAAAGACCCAGATTTACTCATTCGCACCAGTGGTGAAATGCGTCTTAGTAATTATTTATTATGGCAGATGGCTTATACAGAAATTTATTTTACAGAGGTTTTGTGGCCTGATTTTAAAACAGCCCAATTTTATGATGCTTTGTCACATTATCAACAACGAAATCGTCGCTTTGGAGGACTTACAAAAGTTAAGTAA
- the ispG gene encoding (E)-4-hydroxy-3-methylbut-2-enyl-diphosphate synthase → MQTLETPQTTSKPEFDTTIHRRKTRPVKVGDITIGGGFPVVVQSMINEDTLDIEGSVSAIRRLHEMGCEIVRVTVPSMAHAKALATIKEKLAQVYQPVPLVADVHHNGLKIALEVAKHVDKVRINPGLYVFEKPSPTRSEYTQAEFEEIGEKIRQTLEPLVISLRDQGKAMRIGVNHGSLAERMLFTYGDTPEGMVESALEFIRICESLDFYNIVISLKASRVPVMLAAYRLMVKRMDELGMDYPLHLGVTEAGDGEYGRIKSTAGIGTLLAEGIGDTIRVSLTEAPEKEIPVCYSILQALGLRKTMVEYVACPSCGRTLFNLEEVLHKVREATKHLTGLDIAVMGCIVNGPGEMADADYGYVGKQAGYISLYRGREEIKKVPEDQGVEELINLIKADGRWIDP, encoded by the coding sequence ATGCAAACTCTCGAAACACCCCAAACGACTTCTAAACCTGAATTTGATACCACTATTCATCGTCGTAAAACCCGTCCGGTTAAAGTGGGAGATATCACCATTGGCGGTGGTTTTCCCGTTGTTGTCCAGTCCATGATTAATGAGGACACCCTCGATATTGAAGGGTCTGTGTCTGCTATTCGTCGTTTACATGAAATGGGTTGTGAAATTGTTCGGGTAACGGTTCCCAGTATGGCCCATGCGAAAGCGTTAGCGACCATTAAAGAGAAATTAGCCCAAGTGTATCAACCGGTTCCTTTGGTGGCGGATGTGCATCATAATGGTTTAAAAATTGCCCTAGAAGTGGCGAAGCACGTTGATAAAGTGCGGATTAACCCAGGATTATACGTCTTTGAAAAACCCAGTCCCACCCGTAGCGAATATACTCAAGCCGAATTTGAAGAAATTGGGGAGAAAATTCGCCAAACCTTAGAACCTTTAGTGATTTCCCTACGAGATCAAGGAAAAGCCATGAGAATTGGGGTTAATCACGGTTCCTTAGCCGAAAGAATGTTATTTACCTACGGAGACACCCCGGAAGGAATGGTGGAATCTGCCTTAGAATTCATCCGTATTTGTGAGTCTCTCGATTTCTATAATATTGTCATTTCTCTGAAAGCATCCCGTGTTCCTGTGATGTTAGCGGCCTATCGTTTGATGGTCAAACGCATGGATGAATTAGGTATGGATTATCCTCTACATTTAGGGGTCACAGAAGCAGGAGACGGGGAATACGGTCGCATTAAATCAACCGCCGGTATTGGAACCCTGTTAGCAGAAGGAATAGGAGATACCATCCGTGTTTCTTTAACCGAGGCACCAGAAAAAGAAATTCCCGTTTGTTATAGTATTCTGCAAGCTTTGGGACTTCGTAAGACGATGGTGGAGTACGTCGCTTGTCCTTCCTGCGGTCGTACCCTATTTAATCTTGAGGAAGTCTTACACAAAGTACGAGAAGCTACCAAACATCTGACTGGGTTAGATATTGCTGTTATGGGATGTATTGTTAATGGACCAGGGGAAATGGCTGATGCTGACTACGGTTATGTGGGTAAGCAAGCGGGTTACATTTCTCTCTATCGAGGTCGAGAAGAAATTAAAAAGGTTCCTGAAGACCAAGGGGTAGAAGAATTAATCAATTTAATTAAAGCTGATGGTCGTTGGATTGACCCTTAA